The following proteins are co-located in the Gossypium hirsutum isolate 1008001.06 chromosome A02, Gossypium_hirsutum_v2.1, whole genome shotgun sequence genome:
- the LOC107927488 gene encoding uncharacterized protein isoform X4, protein MASSFSHTALRLLLSCAKAIEVGDLKSADAFLQNIWILADERPYLYKSRVVKYFADALVRRAYRLHPASSNLTFHVDPASYYHYDSNRINGVIENVIHGALMEKTALMGNRRLHLIDFSIPYYCFQNSVLRTLPTFSGDPPPVRVSYILPPFLKKYVDFSRQMEFLTRDAKGVNVKLEDEFKVVYANSLAEVDECEIDFKRRREDEMVVVYYKFKLDKLVRDAKAMERELVRLKEINPTIVIMLDFYSNHTHSNFLTCFKDSLLYSLKTVDWWWELDLYFDDEYEWECNIEAWEGNNVIRRHPTLTEWQHLFSMAGFSRIPLNHRKAIDLIDKFDRFVKIMGEEEECLILGYKECRMFILSAWKPKVEEEHLNFNSSNDKFGLGFNPYPSPLPPLQPFPEGLALNRVAVIPEIHDILNHLHCEHKFSSALTWASKVNNMNETISDPNKYTFSIQSNSCYLKDFKSHLFMHLCEDKIKQTIIEKAIESKDGYHCEPSITNLDGEDNPYPVDVKKYDIDVVVAICLQNRYTNNDLYVVEFYWPATESKTSKSFAPHIFNDFKHMEKKFVTVKVEGTQKAISNIPTSSNTARHLKIAEETEDVDAVEINGVNVEIFPNGHPEIVKAIKEKPSKATQRKLRSKVWDHFDRFEEDGKQVAKCKHCPKVLTGSSKSGTTHLNNHLKVCPGKKKQNQESQLILPVDTNEGSLRFDKKRSHMDLVKMMIKLQCPLDMAEQETFKNFLKGLQPMFEFQSKDILSYRHRIYDEEKEKHQLYFDKLASKFNLTVSLWKNNSGKTTYCSLTSHFIDDGWELKRKILALKTLEHINDTKALGEIIGSLVLEWNISNKVCSITVDNSFLNDSMVDQIKEICLSDQGSVSSNHWFISFTLLEDGFREMDGILFKLRKSIEYVTETRQGKLKCQEAVDQVKLHGGKYWDDLSFRLESDFDVLDSALRSREIFCKLEQIDENFKLNPTMEEWENAVALQSCLKCFDDIKGSQCLPVSLYFPKLCDIYKKFLQLEKSCHSFVTLMKRKFDHYWSLCNSAFAVASVLDPRLKFKIVELSYRVIYGHVSKMQLNKFHKVLRDVYYKYASEAKSLTTSASVFDDFDCSTIGLGNDSILDSLSKFASASNFNEEAPWKLELELYLDEPLLPMDGAFFDILGWWCDKSQRFPILAKMARDFLAIPISVSTPCSSISAIINNPAYSSLNPESMEALVCSENWLETPKENDGENHEPMQITDKRKRKMDEEDSHPVKNSKPSNLEKAINTEDIAKDSNNNDFSLSFDNWMEPQFSSSESIGEKAEIMKALVCNENRLESSIGKPNHEKNVDVVIEIVNNDPLFDINQSDEVQSSSSESEDEATLKEQGPWCEQDIKAYLLSRFTSKEHKRLDKWQRNELNGKLIGRDKKFKFQGEILAPLLMVPQSDETRKECYINDSVVNAFFELLKKRSDEFSNTYINHYSFDSQIAAQLIKGCRSELEVLNWFKAEKLRGVHKEKKFSWLDPDPSSLIQSYHFENHVKVLLQWFTSFLLPKLGYSDANKWPFIVRNDIPKQKKLG, encoded by the exons ATGGCTTCTTCTTTTTCTCACACCGCCTTGAGATTATTACTATCCTGCGCTAAAGCTATTGAAGTTGGGGATCTGAAAAGCGCCGATGCGTTCCTTCAGAACATCTGGATTCTTGCTGATGAGAGACCCTACCTATATAAAAGCAGAGTGGTGAAATACTTTGCGGACGCTCTGGTTCGCCGAGCCTACCGACTGCATCCCGCTTCTTCCAACTTAACTTTCCACGTGGATCCTGCATCATATTATCATTATGACAGCAACCGTATTAATGGCGTCATAGAAAATGTCATCCATGGTGCTTTAATGGAAAAGACTGCTTTGATGGGAAACAGGCGATTGCACCTCATTGATTTCTCCATCCCGTATTACTGTTTTCAGAATTCAGTTCTTCGTACACTACCGACCTTCTCCGGCGATCCTCCACCCGTCCGTGTAAGTTACATACTTCCACCATTTctgaaaaaatatgtagatttcTCACGCCAAATGGAGTTTTTGACTAGGGATGCCAAGGGAGTTAATGTAAAGTTGGAGGATGAGTTCAAAGTGGTTTATGCCAATAGTTTGGCAGAAGTGGATGAATGTGAAATAGATttcaaaagaagaagagaagatgaaATGGTGGTGGTTTACTATAAATTTAAACTTGATAAGTTGGTAAGAGATGCAAAAGCAATGGAGAGAGAGTTAGTAAGATTGAAGGAGATAAATCCGACGATTGTGATAATGCTAGACTTTTATTCTAATCATACCCACTCCAATTTCTTGACATGTTTCAAGGATTCTCTTCTGTATTCCTTGAAGACTGTTGATTGGTGGTGGGAGTTGGACCTTTATTTTGATGATGAGTATGAGTGGGAGTGCAACATAGAGGCATGGGAAGGTAATAATGTAATTAGGCGGCACCCAACTTTGACAGAATGGCAACATCTCTTTTCAATGGCTGGCTTTAGTCGAATTCCATTAAACCACAGGAAAGCTATTGATCTTATTGATAAGTTTGACAGGTTTGTGAAAATAATGGGGGAGGAAGAAGAATGTTTGATTTTAGGTTACAAGGAATGTCGAATGTTTATCTTGTCGGCATGGAaacccaaagttgaagaagagcACTTAAATTTCAATTCCAGCAACGATAAGTTTGGACTAg GTTTCAATCCATATCCATCACCTCTTCCGCCTCTTCAACCATTTCCGGAg GGTTTGGCATTGAATCGAGTAGCTGTCATCCCTGAGATACATGACATACTAAACCATTTACATTGTGAACACAAGTTTTCATCGGCTTTAACATGGGCTTCTAAAGTTAACAATATGAATGAAACTATATCGGATCCAAATAAGTATACTTTCTCAATTCAAAGTAATTCTTGTTATTTGAAAGATTTTAAGTCTCATCTATTTATGCATTTATGTGAAGATAAGATTAAGCAAACCATTATTGAGAAAGCAATTGAATCAAAGGACGGCTACCATTGTGAACCATCTATTACTAATCTTGATGGTGAAGACAATCCATATCCGGTAGATGTAAAGAAATATGACATAGATGTTGTTGTTGCAATCTGTCTACAAAATCGTTACACAAATAACGATCTTTATGTAGTAGAATTTTATTGGCCTGCAACGGAGAGTAAAACATCAAAATCTTTTGCTCCTCATATCTTCAATGACTTCAAACATATGGAGAAAAAGTTTGTAACAGTAAAGGTTGAAGGCACCCAAAAAGCTATTTCAAACATTCCAACATCTTCGAACACAGCAAGGCATTTGAAAATAGCTGAAGAAACAGAGGACGTTGATGCAGTAGAAATAAACGGGGTTAATGTGGAG ATTTTTCCCAATGGTCACCCTGAGATTGTAAAAGCAATTAAGGAGAAACCCTCAAAAGCCACACAGAGAAAGTTGAGGTCTAAGGTTTGGGATCACTTTGATAGgtttgaagaagatggaaaacAAGTAGCCAAATGCAAACATTGCCCCAAGGTGCTTACAGGGTCAAGCAAGAGTGGGACCACACACTTGAATAACCACTTGAAAGTATGTCCTGGTAAGAAGAAACAAAATCAAGAAAGCCAGTTGATACTTCCAGTTGATACCAATGAAGGAAGCTTGAGGTTTGATAAAAAAAGGAGTCACATGGATCTTGTGAAAATGATGATTAAGCTTCAATGTCCTTTGGATATGGCTGAACAAGAAACCTTTAAGAATTTTTTGAAAGGTTTGCAACCCATGTTTGAGTTTCAATCCAAAGATATTTTATCTTATAGACATCGCATTTATGACGAAGAGAAGGAGAAACATCAGCTGTATTTTGATAAGCTTGCTAGTAAATTCAATCTGACAGTGAGTTTGTGGAAGAACAATTCTGGAAAGACTACCTATTGCTCTTTGACATCACATTTTATTGATGATGGTTGGGAACTAAAGAGGAAGATTCTTGCCTTGAAAACTTTGGAGCATATCAATGACACAAAGGCTTTAGGCGAAATTATTGGGAGCTTGGTTTTGGAGTGGAATATAAGCAACAAAGTATGCTCCATAACCGTGGATAACTCTTTTTTGAATGACAGTATGGTTGATCAGATAAAAGAAATTTGTCTTAGTGACCAGGGCTCTGTTTCTTCAAATCATTGGTTCATCAGTTTCACACTTCTCGAGGATGGGTTCCGTGAGATGGATGGCATACTTTTTAAGTTAAGGAAGTCCATTGAATATGTCACTGAAACAAGACAAGGAAAATTGAAATGCCAAGAAGCTGTAGATCAAGTGAAGCTACATGGTGGGAAATATTGGGATGATCTTTCTTTCAGGCTGGAATCAGACTTTGACGTACTTGATAGTGCTTTGAGATCAAGAGAAATCTTTTGTAAACTGGAGcaaattgatgaaaattttaaactaaacccAACAATGGAGGAATGGGAGAATGCAGTAGCTCTACAGAGTTGTTTGAAATGCTTTGATGATATCAAAGGATCTCAATGCCTTCCTGTAAGTTTGTACTTTCCAAAGCTTTGCGACATATACAAGAAATTTCTTCAGTTGGAAAAAAGCTGTCATTCATTTGTTACATTGATGAAGAGGAAATTCGACCATTATTGGAGCTTATGCAATTCGGCATTTGCTGTTGCATCTGTTCTTGATCcaaggttaaaatttaaaattgtggaGCTCTCCTATAGGGTGATTTATGGCCATGTCAGTAAGATGCAATTGAACAAGTTTCATAAAGTTCTTCGGGATGTCTACTATAAATATGCCAGTGAAGCCAAAAGCCTAACTACATCTGCTTCAGTCTTCGATGATTTCGATTGTTCAACAATAGGGCTTGGAAATGATAGTATTTTGGACTCCTTGAGTAAATTTGCATCTGCAAGCAACTTTAATGAGGAGGCCCCATGGAAGCTAGAGCTTGAGCTTTACTTAGATGAACCTTTACTTCCCATGGACGGAGCATTTTTTGACATACTTGGTTGGTGGTGTGATAAATCTCAAAGGTTTCCAATACTTGCAAAGATGGCTCGAGATTTCCTTGCAATTCCGATATCAGTTTCCACACCATGCTCAAGTATTAGTGCCATAATCAATAATCCAGCCTACAGTAGCTTGAATCCCGAGAGCATGGAAGCCTTGGTATGCAGTGAAAACTGGTTGGAAACTCCAAAAGAAA ATGATGGAGAAAATCATGAACCCATGCAAATTACG GATAAAAGGAAAAGGAAGATGGATGAGGAGGACTCTCATCCAGTAAAAAATTCCAAACCTTCGAATCTTGAAAAAGCTATTAATACCGAAGACATTGCTAAAGATTCCAACAACAATG ACTTTAGTCTATCTTTTGACAATTGGATGGAGCCACAATTTTCTTCTTCAGAGTCTATTGGTGAAAAAGCAGAGATCATGAAAGCTTTGGTTTGCAATGAAAATAGGTTGGAATCGTCAATAGGAA AACCTAATCATGAAAAAAATGTTGATGTCGTAATTGAAATTGTGAACAATGATCCATTATTCGATATTAATCAATCGGATGAGGTTCAGAGTTCATCTTCTGAGTCTGAAGATGAAGCAACATTGAAGGAGCAAGGACCATGGTGTGAACAG GATATTAAGGCATATTTACTCTCAAGGTTTACTAGCAAGGAGCATAAACGGCTAGATAAATGGCAAAGGAATGAGTTGAATGG AAAATTGATTGGAcgagataaaaaatttaaattccagGGTGAGATATTGGCACCTTTACTCATGGTGCCTCAAAGTGATGAAACTCGAAAAGAGTGTTATATTAATGATTCG GTTGTTAATGCTTTCTTTGAATTGCTTAAGAAGAGATCTGATGAATTTTCAAATACATACATCAATCACTATTCATTTGACTCTCAAATAGCT GCTCAGTTGATAAAAGGATGCAGGTCAGAACTTGAAGTATTAAATTGGTTTAAAGCTGAGAAGCTAAGGGGTGTACATAAA GAAAAAAAGTTTTCATGGTTGGATCCAGATCCATCTTCCCTGATACAATCTTACCATTTCGAAAACCATGTTAAAGTATTATTACAATGGTTCACAAGCTTTTTACTCCCGAAGCTTGGTTATAGTGATGCAAATAAATGGCCATTTATAGTGCGTAATGATATCCCAAAGCAAAAAAAA CTCGGTTGA
- the LOC107927488 gene encoding uncharacterized protein isoform X3, with protein MASSFSHTALRLLLSCAKAIEVGDLKSADAFLQNIWILADERPYLYKSRVVKYFADALVRRAYRLHPASSNLTFHVDPASYYHYDSNRINGVIENVIHGALMEKTALMGNRRLHLIDFSIPYYCFQNSVLRTLPTFSGDPPPVRVSYILPPFLKKYVDFSRQMEFLTRDAKGVNVKLEDEFKVVYANSLAEVDECEIDFKRRREDEMVVVYYKFKLDKLVRDAKAMERELVRLKEINPTIVIMLDFYSNHTHSNFLTCFKDSLLYSLKTVDWWWELDLYFDDEYEWECNIEAWEGNNVIRRHPTLTEWQHLFSMAGFSRIPLNHRKAIDLIDKFDRFVKIMGEEEECLILGYKECRMFILSAWKPKVEEEHLNFNSSNDKFGLGFNPYPSPLPPLQPFPEGLALNRVAVIPEIHDILNHLHCEHKFSSALTWASKVNNMNETISDPNKYTFSIQSNSCYLKDFKSHLFMHLCEDKIKQTIIEKAIESKDGYHCEPSITNLDGEDNPYPVDVKKYDIDVVVAICLQNRYTNNDLYVVEFYWPATESKTSKSFAPHIFNDFKHMEKKFVTVKVEGTQKAISNIPTSSNTARHLKIAEETEDVDAVEINGVNVEIFPNGHPEIVKAIKEKPSKATQRKLRSKVWDHFDRFEEDGKQVAKCKHCPKVLTGSSKSGTTHLNNHLKVCPGKKKQNQESQLILPVDTNEGSLRFDKKRSHMDLVKMMIKLQCPLDMAEQETFKNFLKGLQPMFEFQSKDILSYRHRIYDEEKEKHQLYFDKLASKFNLTVSLWKNNSGKTTYCSLTSHFIDDGWELKRKILALKTLEHINDTKALGEIIGSLVLEWNISNKVCSITVDNSFLNDSMVDQIKEICLSDQGSVSSNHWFISFTLLEDGFREMDGILFKLRKSIEYVTETRQGKLKCQEAVDQVKLHGGKYWDDLSFRLESDFDVLDSALRSREIFCKLEQIDENFKLNPTMEEWENAVALQSCLKCFDDIKGSQCLPVSLYFPKLCDIYKKFLQLEKSCHSFVTLMKRKFDHYWSLCNSAFAVASVLDPRLKFKIVELSYRVIYGHVSKMQLNKFHKVLRDVYYKYASEAKSLTTSASVFDDFDCSTIGLGNDSILDSLSKFASASNFNEEAPWKLELELYLDEPLLPMDGAFFDILGWWCDKSQRFPILAKMARDFLAIPISVSTPCSSISAIINNPAYSSLNPESMEALVCSENWLETPKENDGENHEPMQITDKRKRKMDEEDSHPVKNSKPSNLEKAINTEDIAKDSNNNDFSLSFDNWMEPQFSSSESIGEKAEIMKALVCNENRLESSIGKPNHEKNVDVVIEIVNNDPLFDINQSDEVQSSSSESEDEATLKEQGPWCEQDIKAYLLSRFTSKEHKRLDKWQRNELNGKLIGRDKKFKFQGEILAPLLMVPQSDETRKECYINDSVVNAFFELLKKRSDEFSNTYINHYSFDSQIAAQLIKGCRSELEVLNWFKAEKLRGVHKLFLLLCLSSHWVLFYVDIKEKKFSWLDPDPSSLIQSYHFENHVKVLLQWFTSFLLPKLGYSDANKWPFIVRNDIPKQKKLG; from the exons ATGGCTTCTTCTTTTTCTCACACCGCCTTGAGATTATTACTATCCTGCGCTAAAGCTATTGAAGTTGGGGATCTGAAAAGCGCCGATGCGTTCCTTCAGAACATCTGGATTCTTGCTGATGAGAGACCCTACCTATATAAAAGCAGAGTGGTGAAATACTTTGCGGACGCTCTGGTTCGCCGAGCCTACCGACTGCATCCCGCTTCTTCCAACTTAACTTTCCACGTGGATCCTGCATCATATTATCATTATGACAGCAACCGTATTAATGGCGTCATAGAAAATGTCATCCATGGTGCTTTAATGGAAAAGACTGCTTTGATGGGAAACAGGCGATTGCACCTCATTGATTTCTCCATCCCGTATTACTGTTTTCAGAATTCAGTTCTTCGTACACTACCGACCTTCTCCGGCGATCCTCCACCCGTCCGTGTAAGTTACATACTTCCACCATTTctgaaaaaatatgtagatttcTCACGCCAAATGGAGTTTTTGACTAGGGATGCCAAGGGAGTTAATGTAAAGTTGGAGGATGAGTTCAAAGTGGTTTATGCCAATAGTTTGGCAGAAGTGGATGAATGTGAAATAGATttcaaaagaagaagagaagatgaaATGGTGGTGGTTTACTATAAATTTAAACTTGATAAGTTGGTAAGAGATGCAAAAGCAATGGAGAGAGAGTTAGTAAGATTGAAGGAGATAAATCCGACGATTGTGATAATGCTAGACTTTTATTCTAATCATACCCACTCCAATTTCTTGACATGTTTCAAGGATTCTCTTCTGTATTCCTTGAAGACTGTTGATTGGTGGTGGGAGTTGGACCTTTATTTTGATGATGAGTATGAGTGGGAGTGCAACATAGAGGCATGGGAAGGTAATAATGTAATTAGGCGGCACCCAACTTTGACAGAATGGCAACATCTCTTTTCAATGGCTGGCTTTAGTCGAATTCCATTAAACCACAGGAAAGCTATTGATCTTATTGATAAGTTTGACAGGTTTGTGAAAATAATGGGGGAGGAAGAAGAATGTTTGATTTTAGGTTACAAGGAATGTCGAATGTTTATCTTGTCGGCATGGAaacccaaagttgaagaagagcACTTAAATTTCAATTCCAGCAACGATAAGTTTGGACTAg GTTTCAATCCATATCCATCACCTCTTCCGCCTCTTCAACCATTTCCGGAg GGTTTGGCATTGAATCGAGTAGCTGTCATCCCTGAGATACATGACATACTAAACCATTTACATTGTGAACACAAGTTTTCATCGGCTTTAACATGGGCTTCTAAAGTTAACAATATGAATGAAACTATATCGGATCCAAATAAGTATACTTTCTCAATTCAAAGTAATTCTTGTTATTTGAAAGATTTTAAGTCTCATCTATTTATGCATTTATGTGAAGATAAGATTAAGCAAACCATTATTGAGAAAGCAATTGAATCAAAGGACGGCTACCATTGTGAACCATCTATTACTAATCTTGATGGTGAAGACAATCCATATCCGGTAGATGTAAAGAAATATGACATAGATGTTGTTGTTGCAATCTGTCTACAAAATCGTTACACAAATAACGATCTTTATGTAGTAGAATTTTATTGGCCTGCAACGGAGAGTAAAACATCAAAATCTTTTGCTCCTCATATCTTCAATGACTTCAAACATATGGAGAAAAAGTTTGTAACAGTAAAGGTTGAAGGCACCCAAAAAGCTATTTCAAACATTCCAACATCTTCGAACACAGCAAGGCATTTGAAAATAGCTGAAGAAACAGAGGACGTTGATGCAGTAGAAATAAACGGGGTTAATGTGGAG ATTTTTCCCAATGGTCACCCTGAGATTGTAAAAGCAATTAAGGAGAAACCCTCAAAAGCCACACAGAGAAAGTTGAGGTCTAAGGTTTGGGATCACTTTGATAGgtttgaagaagatggaaaacAAGTAGCCAAATGCAAACATTGCCCCAAGGTGCTTACAGGGTCAAGCAAGAGTGGGACCACACACTTGAATAACCACTTGAAAGTATGTCCTGGTAAGAAGAAACAAAATCAAGAAAGCCAGTTGATACTTCCAGTTGATACCAATGAAGGAAGCTTGAGGTTTGATAAAAAAAGGAGTCACATGGATCTTGTGAAAATGATGATTAAGCTTCAATGTCCTTTGGATATGGCTGAACAAGAAACCTTTAAGAATTTTTTGAAAGGTTTGCAACCCATGTTTGAGTTTCAATCCAAAGATATTTTATCTTATAGACATCGCATTTATGACGAAGAGAAGGAGAAACATCAGCTGTATTTTGATAAGCTTGCTAGTAAATTCAATCTGACAGTGAGTTTGTGGAAGAACAATTCTGGAAAGACTACCTATTGCTCTTTGACATCACATTTTATTGATGATGGTTGGGAACTAAAGAGGAAGATTCTTGCCTTGAAAACTTTGGAGCATATCAATGACACAAAGGCTTTAGGCGAAATTATTGGGAGCTTGGTTTTGGAGTGGAATATAAGCAACAAAGTATGCTCCATAACCGTGGATAACTCTTTTTTGAATGACAGTATGGTTGATCAGATAAAAGAAATTTGTCTTAGTGACCAGGGCTCTGTTTCTTCAAATCATTGGTTCATCAGTTTCACACTTCTCGAGGATGGGTTCCGTGAGATGGATGGCATACTTTTTAAGTTAAGGAAGTCCATTGAATATGTCACTGAAACAAGACAAGGAAAATTGAAATGCCAAGAAGCTGTAGATCAAGTGAAGCTACATGGTGGGAAATATTGGGATGATCTTTCTTTCAGGCTGGAATCAGACTTTGACGTACTTGATAGTGCTTTGAGATCAAGAGAAATCTTTTGTAAACTGGAGcaaattgatgaaaattttaaactaaacccAACAATGGAGGAATGGGAGAATGCAGTAGCTCTACAGAGTTGTTTGAAATGCTTTGATGATATCAAAGGATCTCAATGCCTTCCTGTAAGTTTGTACTTTCCAAAGCTTTGCGACATATACAAGAAATTTCTTCAGTTGGAAAAAAGCTGTCATTCATTTGTTACATTGATGAAGAGGAAATTCGACCATTATTGGAGCTTATGCAATTCGGCATTTGCTGTTGCATCTGTTCTTGATCcaaggttaaaatttaaaattgtggaGCTCTCCTATAGGGTGATTTATGGCCATGTCAGTAAGATGCAATTGAACAAGTTTCATAAAGTTCTTCGGGATGTCTACTATAAATATGCCAGTGAAGCCAAAAGCCTAACTACATCTGCTTCAGTCTTCGATGATTTCGATTGTTCAACAATAGGGCTTGGAAATGATAGTATTTTGGACTCCTTGAGTAAATTTGCATCTGCAAGCAACTTTAATGAGGAGGCCCCATGGAAGCTAGAGCTTGAGCTTTACTTAGATGAACCTTTACTTCCCATGGACGGAGCATTTTTTGACATACTTGGTTGGTGGTGTGATAAATCTCAAAGGTTTCCAATACTTGCAAAGATGGCTCGAGATTTCCTTGCAATTCCGATATCAGTTTCCACACCATGCTCAAGTATTAGTGCCATAATCAATAATCCAGCCTACAGTAGCTTGAATCCCGAGAGCATGGAAGCCTTGGTATGCAGTGAAAACTGGTTGGAAACTCCAAAAGAAA ATGATGGAGAAAATCATGAACCCATGCAAATTACG GATAAAAGGAAAAGGAAGATGGATGAGGAGGACTCTCATCCAGTAAAAAATTCCAAACCTTCGAATCTTGAAAAAGCTATTAATACCGAAGACATTGCTAAAGATTCCAACAACAATG ACTTTAGTCTATCTTTTGACAATTGGATGGAGCCACAATTTTCTTCTTCAGAGTCTATTGGTGAAAAAGCAGAGATCATGAAAGCTTTGGTTTGCAATGAAAATAGGTTGGAATCGTCAATAGGAA AACCTAATCATGAAAAAAATGTTGATGTCGTAATTGAAATTGTGAACAATGATCCATTATTCGATATTAATCAATCGGATGAGGTTCAGAGTTCATCTTCTGAGTCTGAAGATGAAGCAACATTGAAGGAGCAAGGACCATGGTGTGAACAG GATATTAAGGCATATTTACTCTCAAGGTTTACTAGCAAGGAGCATAAACGGCTAGATAAATGGCAAAGGAATGAGTTGAATGG AAAATTGATTGGAcgagataaaaaatttaaattccagGGTGAGATATTGGCACCTTTACTCATGGTGCCTCAAAGTGATGAAACTCGAAAAGAGTGTTATATTAATGATTCG GTTGTTAATGCTTTCTTTGAATTGCTTAAGAAGAGATCTGATGAATTTTCAAATACATACATCAATCACTATTCATTTGACTCTCAAATAGCT GCTCAGTTGATAAAAGGATGCAGGTCAGAACTTGAAGTATTAAATTGGTTTAAAGCTGAGAAGCTAAGGGGTGTACATAAA TTGTTTTTACTATTGTGCTTATCATCACACTGGGTTCTGTTCTATGTTGATATCAAGGAAAAAAAGTTTTCATGGTTGGATCCAGATCCATCTTCCCTGATACAATCTTACCATTTCGAAAACCATGTTAAAGTATTATTACAATGGTTCACAAGCTTTTTACTCCCGAAGCTTGGTTATAGTGATGCAAATAAATGGCCATTTATAGTGCGTAATGATATCCCAAAGCAAAAAAAA CTCGGTTGA